The following proteins are encoded in a genomic region of Galbibacter sp. BG1:
- a CDS encoding sugar kinase yields the protein MDKIIAFGEILLRLSTQDNSRFVQARSFAANYGGSEFNVIMSLADFGKKTAFISKLPKNVFGNQILEEMRKKAIETNDIIRSNGRLGLYFMEKGNAVRSSCVLYDRENSLFANISSAEFDWDRILDAAKWFHWSGITPAVSQEAANVCKEALAVAKSKNITVSCDLNYRSKLWNYGKQPQDIMPELLRYTDVILGDLDTACMMTGMEKLNPDYSNLESIAFAYDHFLENFPNVSYMGTTLRYSLSASHQKIGGILYDKNHCYSSRLWDILPVVDRVGTGDAFMAGLIHGLLEPEASSQYAVDFATAACSFKHTVNGDYGIASVEEIEKMITQKGQALVDR from the coding sequence ATGGATAAGATTATAGCATTTGGAGAAATTTTGTTAAGGTTGTCAACTCAAGACAATTCTCGCTTTGTGCAGGCAAGATCATTTGCAGCAAACTATGGGGGAAGTGAATTCAACGTGATTATGTCATTAGCAGATTTCGGTAAAAAAACAGCATTTATTTCAAAGCTTCCTAAGAATGTTTTTGGAAATCAAATCTTGGAAGAAATGCGAAAGAAAGCCATTGAGACTAATGATATTATTAGAAGTAACGGAAGATTGGGACTATATTTTATGGAAAAGGGCAATGCCGTTAGATCCAGTTGCGTGTTGTATGATAGGGAAAACTCTTTATTTGCTAACATTTCTTCGGCAGAGTTTGACTGGGATAGAATTTTAGACGCCGCTAAGTGGTTTCATTGGAGCGGTATTACCCCGGCGGTTTCTCAAGAGGCAGCTAATGTTTGCAAAGAAGCGTTAGCAGTTGCAAAGTCTAAAAATATTACTGTATCATGTGATTTAAATTATAGGTCTAAATTGTGGAACTATGGAAAGCAACCACAAGACATTATGCCTGAACTTCTTCGCTATACAGATGTAATATTAGGTGACTTGGATACTGCATGTATGATGACAGGAATGGAAAAATTAAATCCAGACTATTCGAATCTTGAAAGTATAGCTTTTGCCTATGATCACTTCCTTGAAAACTTTCCTAATGTTTCTTATATGGGGACTACTTTAAGGTATTCCTTGAGCGCATCCCATCAGAAAATTGGAGGAATTCTTTACGATAAAAACCATTGTTATTCTTCAAGACTTTGGGATATATTACCAGTTGTAGATAGAGTTGGCACCGGAGATGCCTTTATGGCCGGGTTAATCCATGGATTGCTAGAACCTGAAGCATCATCGCAATACGCAGTAGACTTTGCAACTGCCGCTTGCAGCTTTAAGCATACTGTAAATGGTGACTATGGAATTGCATCAGTAGAAGAAATTGAAAAAATGATTACTCAAAAGGGCCAAGCATTGGTTGATAGATAG